The window TTAGTATTGGTTCCTTGCTATTTCGCTATAATTCTACTACTGATTTTGACCACGGACCGTTTCTGACTCGTCTATTTGGACTTCTGATTTGGACTGCTTGATTATTGGATTGGCCTCGGACTGTTTTCTGGACCTGCTGTTGTGTGCCGTTTTCAATCGTCaaaggagtggacagattttagGCTATTTGACCGCAGACTGTTTAAAGGAGTGAGTATGATGGACACACCTAAGGGGAAAAAGACATTCAAGCACTGCACTAAGTGTAAAGCGAAATTGCCCTCTCAGGATGGCCACAGTTTGTGCCTGATATGTTTGGAGGAGGCCCACTTAACCTCGACCTGCAAAATCTGCCAATCTTTCTCTAAGCAGACGAGGAGGAATAGGGAGCTACATTTAAGAGCAGCTCTGTACGATGACGCATTGTCCGCTCCCTCTACATCGGCTAAGTCTCCGCAAGGCTTGAGGGCCCTGGGCTCGGCCCAGTCTAAAATGTCTATGCCCACCGGTAAAACCCCTAAGTCCTTGAAAAGgccgggtgacaaaatggcacccaCCAAAAAACGCGCCAAACAAATGAAGAAATTGTTAACCTCCAGCTCGACGCTTTCACCGAGCTCGGCTCAGGAGGTTGATGTTCATTCGGCATCGACAGCATGTCAAGCATCAAAGAAATCAGCTCCAACGCAACCCTCGACACCGCATTCCTCGGCATTGATGTTGATACCGAAAGAGACTGCTCCATCGATGTCGACAACAAAACCAGATGGAACATCAACGCCAAAGACGTCGGACCCATCGGCATCGATACCGACGGAAGCTTTGCCTTCGATGCCGAGAGACCCATCGACGGAGGCAGCAAGGAATGTTGCGTCGACTTCGATGCCTAAAATCCCGTCAGCCCGAGATCTGGGGCCTGCAATGACTCTGATCCGATCTCCATCGATGTCGAGGGATGGGGACCAGTTATCGACGTTGAACACACCCGCTAACATAACCACAGTGACTTCTCGATTCCGGGTCCCGATGACCTTCTCTCTGGAACAAGATGATCTCTCAGATGGGGAACCTATTCCTTTAGATCCTCTTCTAAAGATGCTTGATTCGACAACAGCTACCCCCTCAGCTTTCCATGGGTTTCCGCACTTGGATGATAGCGGGGCTCCCGTGTCAACCCCAGTTCCTGGGCTTCTAATTTCTACTCAGTTTGCCAATCCTACTCCTTGGCACACTTGTGGGTTCAGCCATGCCGTGTCACCATAGAAAGAAACAGCTTTACCAGGTGCGGCTTCGCCAGGAGTGGCATATGACTTCCATTGGTGGCCCTGTCGTCCAGGCATCCGGgttgggatggcaagacagtCTTCTCCCACCCCTCCTGCAGAAGTTTCCTGAAGGGCCTCGCTAACCTGTGCCCGCCTATCCACAAACCGCTAGAACAGTGGAGTATCTCGCTAGTCCTATCTGCTCTGACTGAGCCTCCCTTTGAACCCATGCACTCTGCATCTCTGAAACTGATATCGTTGAAAActgccttcttggtggctatCACAACTGCGCGCAGGGTGAGTGAGCTTACGGCTCTCCAGATGGATGTCCCCTACGGACGTTTCTACCCCGACAAAGTACTCCTGCAACCGGATATCTCCTTCTTACCAAAAATCGTATGGGACTTCCACATCAACCAGGATGTGGTGTTGCCCACCTTCTTTAAATCTCCCACTACACCGCTGGAAAAAGCTCTACATTCTTTAGATGTTCGCAGGGCACTTCTTTATTACCTTTCTAGGACCAAACAATTTCGGGCATCTAAGAGGCTGTTCATCTCCTACAAGGGAGAGAATAAAGGACAGACGTTATCTAGACAGAGACTGTCACATTGGCTAATGGAGACCATCCGTCTGGCATACTCTCTACAACAGATGCAGCCCCCAAAGACTATCAAAGCATACTCTACAAGGGCCTATGGAGCGTCAGCCACACACTTGGCTGGCATATCTTTTCAGGATATTTGTAAGGCTGCTACTTGGTCTTCGGAACAACCATTTGTCAAACACTACGCCATAGACCTGCGGTCTGCTGTCTTTAAAAGAGTATTACAATAaatctactgctccctcctccttatgGAGCTAACTTGTCTCCCACTCTAATGGTATCAACGGATCAcgacccagataaacaggttgctcacctggttacaggtgagcaacctgtttttcccatGCTGGTCTGTCATGCTTCCTAAGTGTGAGTACTCttctgctcttgtgcaagaacacaaatACTTTTTAGAGCTTGCCTGCGCTCTGGAAGCTCTGTGCTAGAGTGGAAATATGTCTCCGTCAGCAATAGGTTTCTAGTCTACatatcattagtcaggatgtcagccattagccTTAAACTTTGGGAAAGGGGTATGTCATGTAACTTTACTTTATGGGATCACAGTATCAAAGCTTGAGAACCCATGGCTTAGGGGATTCAGCAAATATGCAAGAGCAAGCATGTGTTGCAAGTTACAATATTGACATTAATGGTATCTGATGAAGAATTATACAGTTGTAGGCCAACTATCTCAGCCCCCTGCTGGATGCAAGAAATCCAGAGCTTCCTCTTCAGCCTCTACTTGAAGACCGCCAGCTAGAGAGTGCCCATTCTCCCTTGGTAACTGGTACCATTGCTGAACTGCTCTTGCTATTAAGTCTCTCCTAATGTTAATCTGATCTCTCCACCACTTGCTTAGTTAAAGGTAGCCCTgcccttggggcagcagggaaccAGTCTTTCCCCCTCTTCTGGGCTACATTCCTTCAGGTATTAGAAAAGTGCAATCATTCCTCttactccaccaccaccctgcacatATTTTTGTCTCTTCCAGGTTCTACTCCAAATGAATGCTATTGGTGCGCTAATCATGCCCACCATGCTTCACTGCCTCTCACTAAAATGTGGGGAAAGGAGCAAGAACCAGTCTTTAAAAGGactaagcagtagggatgtgcatggctccgaaccggtccggtttggcacgggggggttgtagctttaagggcggggggtagtacttacaccccccgccgctctttcccctccggcgctgtggtttttgtaaatgtttctggagcggcagcgttcctccctgccgcccctgcccccgtcattagcCTGCCAGAGCTTAAGTACGTTACACGCATACACCCGTTCTGGCGCGCGCGCGCTCCGTAGACATAACACATCGACCTGTGACATATATGGAGCGAGCGTGCGGCGGCAGCAAGTGCGCACGCACGCCGGAACGGGTGCATGCGTGTAACGTACTTaagctctggcaggctaacgacgggggcaggggcagcagggaggaacgctgctgccccagaaacttttacaaaaaccacagcgctggagggggaagagcagtgtgGGGGGGTTAagtaccccccccgcccttaaagctacaacccccctccatgccgagccgccggaccggctctgatccgaaccggttcgggcacatccctactacggTAAGCAAGTCTCCTTTCACCATGCAATATAACACAGTCCACTAGAGGGAGTGGTTATGGCTTTAggtatatttattattactattatttatacattttatatcccagtctccctccaaggggcccagagcagtgtactacatacttaagtttctcctcacaacaagcctgtgaagtaggttaggctgagaagcaactggcccagcgtcacccagcaagtatcgtggctgaatggggatttgaactcaggcctccctggtcctagtccagcactctgaccactatacCATACTGGCTGTCCTTGAAGCAATCTGTAATCTAGGTTGTTGTGTTACAAATGTATTTGGCACTCTGCAGCTTGCAAAACATAGCCAGAGACTGGTTGGCTATAGTCGCACATGCCTTTGGCTTTTGTATGTACTATCCTGGACATATCAATGGCACTTTACTGCTAGACAGCACCAGCTTCTATAGAACCTGACCATCCATTAAAAGGTCAATTTATTGCAAAGCATTTTTGATTCTCTGAAAAGGAATGGCTTTGGAGATTATAGAAATTAACTCACTGCAATAGAAACCAATATTGTATTCTGGGTTTCCTTTAGTTACACCTGTAAGCACTTGTATCACTGTGCTTAATAAGCATATATCCAGTTTGATTTTGATGCTTCATCTGCAGTTTGAAAACATTTAATAGCCATGTTCTCCAGGCAATGCTAAAATGAAAGTATGAGAGCAGTTTAAACAGGCTGAACACCAGAAACCAGTGACCTTAATATCTATTTAAAGGTCAGCCTTCCATATGAAATAAATTGAGCACTTAAGAGCAGCATCATGAAAACACTGAGAATTATTATTGTAGATAAGGAATAACTGGTCTCACGTAACTACAAAAATTGGTTTGTAGCACTGGAAAAACAGCTATAGCATTCTCTTCTAGACTGCCCTATAACATGTGCCAGGGATGgtctcttccaccaccacccctccacctGTGATAGGAGCCCATGGTGCTCATGGTAAAAAGATAGCTAGGTTTAGTTCACACCAGCTGTTTACAGTGAAGGAAGATTGCAACCGTGTCAGGGCAGGAGATGCTACAcgtgtgtgtttgcatttcctTCTGTACCCCATGAGGAACAACACATGACCTGTGCTGTAACTAATGAGCAAAGCATAACTTTACCCACCCCCAGGGTTTCTGGTAGTGCAGCAAGGCTATCGGCTGTCTTGACAACTCAATAATTCAGTGGTTTTATGCAAGTTGTTATATTACATGGTACTTAGAGCGACTTAAACATACCTTATTGCCTGATTTAGTTTTTCATACTTGTAATTCCTTAATTTTTACAGTTCTGTAGCTTCATACACTAATACGTTTTCTCTTACAGGTCCCAAAACAGTATTTTTCTGGGCACCTGTTATGAAATGGGTAAGTTGACCTGTTGGGCCAGTACAAAATGCATGTAACTCTCTAGTGGTTCACTAAAACATATAACTGGGCTATGTTACTGATGATATTTATCAGTATAATATAGTGACTGGAATGGCTTGCACTGATGAACAACCTTTTGTATAGTCAGCTGCTTTATGCTGCCCAAATATGGTTGGCCTGAAAGCAGAACTAGAATATTGTAAGGATGATATGGAGATTGAGCTAAGCTGAACAAGTGTCCTGTCATAACCATGTTGAAGTGGCATCTACTCCCTGATCAGTAATGTCAAGCTGCTGTGTATGACAGCTTTGTGGAAACAATGCATGTGTCATTAATATCTTCactaatcagtcagtcagtccttgcACTGCATGCTGATGTCGGTGGGTGAGAAAAAATCCACATGGGCAtaggaagataagaacagccctgctggatcaggcccaaggcccatctagtccagcatcctgttttgcacagtggcccaccagatgccacttgaagactgcaggcaggagctgagggcatgcaagttatccaaacccctcttaaagccatccaggttgttggctgtcaccacatcctgtggtacagaattccacaagttgattatgcgttgtgtggggaaagtacttccatttgctggtcctaaatttcctggcaatcaatttcatgggatgacccctggttctagtgatatgtgagagggagaagaatttctctttatccactttctccatatcatgcatgattttatagacctctatcgtgtctccccgcagttgtcttttttctaaactaaaaagccccaggtgttgtagctttgcctcataagaaaggtgctctaggcccctgatcatcttggttgccctcttctgcaccttctgcagCCACAGGCCCCATCTCCCTGGCAGTAGCTGCTGCAGTGACTCTAAGCTGGAGTGTTGAAGGGCAGCATGGCAGCCAGTAGTCTTCCTAGAAAGCAGTGTTCACCCTCTCCAGAAACATCTGCTCCTGCTTCTGGGAACAGCAGCCAGCAGACAATGTGAGCTCTCCAGCGCTGCAGAAGTGTAACCTCCACTCCAGCTTCCCTTTGAATGTGGACACTAAGGAagttggggaaaggagggaacCTGCTTAGACAAAGCCACAGCCATGGCAAGCATGCTGCAGACAGGAGATAtactttttctttaaagaaaaagtaAAAATGCCTCAAAACATCTGCCGCCAGGCAGAACCCCAAAATAGTCTCTCATACCAGGCAGTCCTATCTGGCCGCCTTAGTCTTCTTTGAGACATAGCGCCTATGCTTGAAGTAATAGTTTTGGACATTTCATGTATGTGTGTGCCACTAATATTGGTTAGATGAATTTAAAACATAGGCTTTAGAGTTAAAACTCAGACATGAAAAAGGTTCCCTTTTAAAGCTTCCAATAGACTATACTTGTGCCAAGTCTTGCTATTACCAACTGGGAAATATTACCTTGCAAATATCAAACTTTTTAGAATCTGTGTCTTGCCTAAACTAAATAGATCCTTTAGCTAGGTGTGAGGCTTCTCTGGGATCTGTCATATGACTGGTTGCCTCTTCCTCTAGATTCTAGAGAAAATCTCTTTGCACCTTGTCAGTCATTACAGGTAGAGCAGTGTTACACTTACAGGCAGAGAACAATAAGCAACTCTTCTGCATCTATCCATAATTGTTAGAAAGTTGCTAATACCAGGGACCCACAAATACTCATCagtggcatttttttttaatctggcaAGCTTAGCACAGAGAAGCTTGCCTCCTCTTCACACTCATGCTGAGCTTTAGAAGTACTTGGAAAGCAGCAGCGTCTTCTTGCTGTTTCAGCTGCAATTGTACAAGCCACTACGCACACTGTAGCAGTTTAAGGATTAGTGTTAAGTGGCTCAGCCTGCTGTTAGACTTTACCTACCCTTCCATTCTCCTTCCTTTCTCACAACCCTTTTCTCTCAAAATTCACTGGAGCATGTAATATGTCCACAACTGCCTTTATAGGTATCTGGATTGTATAAAGTTACAGTACATGAGCTCAAACAGTGAAAGAGGATAACTGAACCATGAAGAAATtgctatcattttttaaaaaaattaacggGGACTATGCCTTCCCTTTACAGGGCCTGGTATGTGCTGGAATGGCTGATATGACCAGGCCAGCAGAAAAACTCAGCACATCACAGTCGGCGGTGCTAACGGCTACAGGTATGCATGTCCTCATGTTTTAGCTCATTAGCTTGTGATGAGCATTTAAGATCCGTTTAAACACAccagatgttttttaaatgtgttcTTAAACACCCAAATGGATTTGAATTTTAAACTTTCATCTTAGATTGCCTGCCTTCAACAGAAAATCATAAAAATGGACATATGATTGAGGATGAGGGGATATTTAAGAAACTACTTTTCAGCTGATAAAtataaaatgttgccagaaagtGTAAAACAAACTGATTGCCTAAGTGTTATTGCTAAAAAGAGCTATGTTTATATACATATAAGCTAGTTGCTAGATCTTGAAATATTTTGTAGTCTGCTGTATGGTGATGCTATACTGCACAATACCTACATGGTTTTCATTTACTGCTATAATGTTTTAGTCTTTGAGAGATTTTCTTGGGCTGGGAGTACAACACTCCAGCAGTTTTGCTAAATTTTGTGGCACTAATTGCACGGATAGCCCAAATTTGTAGGATGAGAATCCTAGACATCAGATACCTCCAGGGTGATCTTGTTGAGCTTGCACTGAATCAAAGCCCTGTCACAGATGGCATGTTCGCTGCAGGTTGCCATTGCCCTTAAGAACATGGAGCTCTTTCCCTACCCATTCAGGCTATAGAGAAACCTGCTTGCTTTTATAGATCCAATTTGCTCATCACAACATTTACATGGTGAGAAATCCCAATGGTTCTATTAGGACTTGCTTCCATGTAATGCACTTTGGACTGTGATGCTAGTTCAGTGTTGCCATCTTCCATTTTGTAAACTCAGCAGGGGGAAAATATGGAATAATTGATAATGGGGTCATCAATAGCCACATGTGCACTTTCAGAGCAGAACTGCAAGTACAAGCATGAGGTCCTGTGGCTTGTTTAGATAAGATTTGTGGTTCTTAATCAGATACTGATTTGTAgtgttaaatctctctctctaatCCAACAGGCCTTATCTGGTCAAGATACTCTCTAGTTATTATTCCTAAAAACTGGGGTCTGTTCACTGTTAACTTCTTTGTTGGCTGTGCTGGTGGTTCTCAGCTGTACCGTATCTGGAGGTAGGTATTACAAGCAGTTTTGACTTATTCCAAAGACTGGCCCTTTTGTCTTTTCACTAGGGTAGCCATCTTTCTTGGCACGGCTCCTGTGCTTTAGCACTACATTAAAAAATTCAGAAGATGCCATGTTATGCAGAAAGGATCTGGGGGGAAAGCTTCACTTTTTGAATTTCTTCCTGTCGTGCTATTCAAGGCACAGAAGCTGAAATAAGGTTGGCATCTTTGCTCCCCTGGCAGTTGCCCCATCCCTTTGTGCTGTATCACTTGTGCCCTGGTCCAAGCTATCATGTTTGCTTGTCAGTATTCTTAAGGCTGCCTGATACAGTGTGTGCtttcaaaaaaaccccaaaacacacacacacacattttacctGAGTTTATATTCTACTGTTCAAACCTCAAAATCCCACTGGATATACCTGCCCGGCCCCTAAACTTTTCTGTCTCATCTTTTCCCCTGCACTAGCATGTATTGACTGGATCAGAGTTAAACTCAAACATCCATTAGCAATTATCGTGGGATGGTTACAAACCCTTAGGAAATCTGAGCCTTGCCTGCTTGTGTTGAATGTTGGTGGCTTTCTGGCTGCTGTCCAGCttgagcaggagcagcagctgttCTGTAAGGTCATGCAGGTACACAGCACAAACACAGCTTAACAAGGAAAAGAAAGACTGGCCCTCCTGCCAGAACTGTTGTAGTGTAGATGTGGAAGATTTGGGGTTGGTCTGCAATATTCTTCTCCTCCAGTTGCTGTACTAAATATAGTCTTCATatgcttctctccccactgaaTACAATATTAAGATAAAGCTCTGAAGGAGCTTTAATTCAGCTGTCTGGAAAGGCAGATGTGCTCAgtgggcggagagctggtcttgtggtagcaagcatgacgtgtccctttagctaagcagggtccaccctggtgcatatgaatgggagacctgatgtgtgaacactgtaagatattccccttaggggatggagccactctgggaagagcatctaggttacaagttccctccctggcatctccaagagagggctgagagagattcctgcctgcaaccttggagaagccgctgccagtctgtgtagacaatactgaactagatggaccaatggtctgactcggtatatggcagcttcctatgttcctgtgatcatCCCACCAATATCTTACGTGACTACTTGACCTTTTATTTCTTTACCTGTTTGTTTGCATCTGCAACCCAACTAAAAGTCCATTTAGGTCACATCTGTATTTCCTTGGACAGTCAAGTCCAAAGCATACTATTCCAACTGAGAATATTACAGTTCTAATCTAAAGCTTTCATCAACTGATAACAACACTAATGCTGCAACTATCTTAACTGCAGTTTAAAAATTTGTATCTGAACATCCTCATTTATAGGAAGACATCAAGGCTGTATGCTTTCATAGCAAAAGACAGACATGGATTATGATGGCAAAAGTAGAAGTTCTCTGCAATCTCGCCATTCTCCTTTCTGCTTATCAGCATAGTTATTCTCACCTGTATTCAGTACATCTTCATGAAAGTTAGGTCATCTTAAACAAACACTTAAATTACAGGCTTGTAGCTCCTGTGTCCTCCTGAGGAAGGGTAGCCTGGATGGTAGAAGTAATTATTTATTTTCTTCTGACAGGTACAACCAAGACCTGaaagccaaggaacaagagaatCAAAAGTAAAAAGCCCAGATCAATTCTTCACATCTCAACTTCCCAAGGAACCTAGCTCCAGTCTTGTGTAGCTGTCCAGTGTGAATTTTTACTAAACCGCTAGAGCATGTTTTTCTATTAATTTGGGAAATAGTCTCTTTACATTGAAATAAAACCTTcagatagaagtaaaagaatgTCTTTTCACATGATGCATGTATTAAGAGCACACTAGTAAGATTTTACTATAGTCTAATCCGAATATTACTATTCAGTTCTGTCAGATGCCTCAATGAGCAATCCAGATTAAAATATTTGTGGCATGGGAATAAACTCAATATTCCCTACAGCCACTGGCATTTGGGCAAATAATGCCAAGGTTTGTGTAGTACACAGATCAGTATTAACTACTGCTTCCAGGGTCTTGTATTTCATCTGATACTAGTTGTGTATTGGAAGAGGGAGGACTTAAGTGCTAATTTAATCCTGTGGTATTGGGCCATATAGTTGGTTTTTGACAATTCTAGATATACCTTTTATACAAAACCTATTAGATATCTATAGATGTACAGCCAATGAAAGTGTAGATATTAAGCTAGTTAGATACTTGAATTGTTTATGCTTAAGCCTattctgggaggagcagaagcagattcagggaggtaagcaagcttttctacaCAAAACAACCCGAAACTAACAGGAGAGAGGGAGATTAAGGGGtgggtttctctttaagggagaagtcccagtatggtggttgttgtttgccagggctagctttgggagctgtgtgtcatTTAGTAgtttctctctgcctggagaggAATAGAGAGAGGAATCAGATagggctgtagtgagtcacaGCTGGTGGGAGGGGACACATTCCagtttcagtttgaagcctactctctataaAAGAGGTGAAGGCCAGAGAGcttagtgaacagggatagcaaacagggcattggagttttgcgtggaagtgtgtgggggagcctgaaacaagtccccttgatcacaaggagtccAGTAAGAAGAAAAGGTAGGTACTATTCCCTCCTCCATAATCTTGGGCAAGGAAGTTGAAactgttaaatagctgaccaatacagctaagacctaactgtCTAATAATATCCAAATACTCTAAGCAGCAAACAAAagcagttatgaagatagaaagccagcacaggaaggggcacttcccagtgtattgcacagaatctCATATATggctatttgctccatgggcagaagtcataggtGTGTGCTcaatgcaaggagctcctggctctcaggaaaccAGTTTGTTTCCTCAAgcccaaggtggcggatctggagaagctcaagaGAGACAAGAAGGTATgtagatgagaccttcagggatgtagtAAAGACATCCCACTcaaaggctgatagctcctctgctgtcagaacATGAAGGTCtcggaaggaggacatcagtctgaggaagagggaaatgctcctttagaagggaccccttccatggatgatgaaccCATATTCCCTTGCTCAGGGGAGACTAATCTGAGGGTTGGGGACTTCCTTGTAATGGGCGATTCAatcagaggtatagagagatgggtctgtgacccatgtgtagaacacacggtgacttgcctgcctggtgtgaaggttgctgACATCACGTGGCATCTAGATGGGCTGTTAGGCAGcgctggggaggagccagctgttatggtgcatgttggcaccgattatgtggggaaatgcagttgggaggtcctggaagccaaatttatgctgataggtagcatattgaagtccagaaccccaaaggtagcattctctgaaatgctacctgttccatgtgcagggtcaGCAAGATAGGCAGAGATGagaggtctcaatgtgtggatgacactggtgccagggggaggggtttagatttgttgggcactgggatatattttggggcaagagaagcctgtacaaaagggatgggctccatttgaaccaagatggaaccagactgctggcacttaaaaaaaggttgcagagcagcttttaaaaggggaatagctgacaggagctgggcagtatccagttagGCAAATGCCACCCCTTAAGGTGTAAGGGTGTAAaaatcagataaaacagaaggggacagagtaaaaCCATATAAAGAGTAGATAGAAGGCTGTGCTACCCGGTCAAAGAGATAAAAAGAAAGACAGCACACactaggtaagagattcagcatataggtgcttatatgccaatgccagaagcctctgaaccaagatgggtgagctggagtgcttggttgctaatgaataaatagatatagtggacataacagaaacatggaaCTGTGAGAACTAATGGGACACTTATCCCTGGATTATAAACTCTATAAAAAGAACAGGGAGGAGTACCTTGtaagtggagtagcactgtatgttaaagatgggatagaatcctaacaaggtagaaaacctaggtggaccggagtcctccagaaaccctgtgggtgacaatacaaggcctgaaaggaagggTGCTACTGGAGACGtactatcaccctccagatcaaaacgctaacagtgactgggagttcgAGGAGAAAATTAGGGAAGCATCAAGGAGAGAAAGggtagtaataatgggtgacttcaa of the Hemicordylus capensis ecotype Gifberg chromosome 3, rHemCap1.1.pri, whole genome shotgun sequence genome contains:
- the MPC2 gene encoding mitochondrial pyruvate carrier 2 → MAAVAGFRASYHRLLDRIELMLPPRLRPLYNHPAGPKTVFFWAPVMKWGLVCAGMADMTRPAEKLSTSQSAVLTATGLIWSRYSLVIIPKNWGLFTVNFFVGCAGGSQLYRIWRYNQDLKAKEQENQK